TAATCTTCTCACTAGCCATGATTCTGTTCGGCGCAGAGCTCTTCACAAACGCTGTGGAATGGCTCGGCCGCAAGCTTGGCTTGGGACAGGGAGCGGTTGGTAGTGTCCTGGCCGCCATCGGAACGGCTCTGCCCGAGACGGCTGTGCCCGTCACGGCGATTGTCTTTGGCGGCTCGCACGAGGCGGAACAGGTAGGTATCGGCGGCATTCTCGGTGCACCTTTTTTACTTGCAACACTAGGTGCTCTGGTCATGGCTTGTGCCTTATTAGCCTTCCGATCACGCCACACAGGCTACCTCCTCCACGTCAATCCTCGCGCATATGGGCGCGACTCCACGTGCTTCATGATTGCCTACGTGCTGGCCATCCTTGCAGGTTTATTCCCGTCCGAGTTCATGCACGAACTGGTTCCGATTCTTCTCATTTCGGTCTACGTCGTATTTATTTTCATGTGCGTCCGCGATAAATCCGATCAAGTCGAAGCCGAAGAACTCAAACCGCTGTACATCCAGCGCAAACAGACGGATCCAACGATCACACTCGTATTTGTTCAACTGTTTATATCACTCGCGCTCATTGTCGGCGGCGCGCATGTATTGACTGGAGGC
This is a stretch of genomic DNA from Alicyclobacillus dauci. It encodes these proteins:
- a CDS encoding sodium:calcium antiporter — protein: MMMTVQLIFSLAMILFGAELFTNAVEWLGRKLGLGQGAVGSVLAAIGTALPETAVPVTAIVFGGSHEAEQVGIGGILGAPFLLATLGALVMACALLAFRSRHTGYLLHVNPRAYGRDSTCFMIAYVLAILAGLFPSEFMHELVPILLISVYVVFIFMCVRDKSDQVEAEELKPLYIQRKQTDPTITLVFVQLFISLALIVGGAHVLTGGVERIAVHVGMPTFVLSAIIIPLATELPETLNSVVWIRQGKDSLAVGNITGAMVFQSTLVPALGIWLTPWSFTSHAVLTAGLTLAAALITFGIYRTTKALRPWSLLLASSFYWILPMQTLVARYQMGHFYLIFGTVIAATLLLAFTSSRRHSRFMI